One Watersipora subatra chromosome 4, tzWatSuba1.1, whole genome shotgun sequence genomic window carries:
- the LOC137393075 gene encoding putative sodium-coupled neutral amino acid transporter 10 isoform X2 has translation MMGRELPYILNLANSIMGVSLLAMPFCFMRCGILLGTVLLLISTMLTTITCGLLVKAGIMSKRRSYEFLAYDLFGASGKLAVEVGIAGVQLGICIAFHVIVGDLGPSLFSKWSGMENTATLRMTLMVVSALTVSLPLSLMRNIESITKLSVLSICFYFVVVLSIFCTSWHNLRRGRWTQEVDFWNTKNIFQCLPIFAMAFGCQTQMFILYDALPEPSQSALNYITRNGVNLCMIVYLVTGFFGYIAFYDKEIGGDILLSFPPSFGADLLKFGFVISVAFSFPLMVFPCRQSLNTLLFSTNESLQRHAGFTGQAPMSSNKFNSLTALIILGTLCIGINFPNVEFVIGLNGSTVGCLISFIFPAVMFLKIVDFKGEGAFKAKVVLLVGILTLCLSTYSTIQNAERATEFHPAQPDHTVGLATLIPIRELEVEPKKPEEKHLANDLQPEQQEAPEEAAEAKEAAKEAAKEEGMTRKEPPNPQPPNSDDDEQEEESKKEPPNRDDKNDSAEKMVVEKSKHSKKGEGHHKKTHKGDVDHTAQPKDGVVKIEDEPLNNADNKTDEKSKRDADNEETNKSIKKLIKRLDTQAEMNKDLLQQNQALLEGFKEIKKEKESLEGEVGINKVQIPVLPGGQAPLVAQQGQQPAQAPVHLPVQQQTQLPVQQQAQLPAQQQAQLPVQQQGQLPAQQQAQLPAQQQVQLPAQQQVQLPAQQQAQLPIQQQAQLPVQQQGQLPAQQQAQLPAQQQAQLPAQQQVQLPAQQQAQLPAQQQAQLPVQQQAQLPVQQQAQLPVQQQGQLPVQQQAQLPVQQQAQLPVQQQGQLPAQQQAQLPAQQQAQLPAQQQGQLPAQQQAQLLAQQQAQLPVQQQAQLPVQQQAQLPVQQQGQLPVQQKAQLPVQQQAQLPVQQQAQLPVQQQGQLPVQQQAQLPAQQQAQLPVQQQGQLPVQQQAQLPAQQQAQLPVQQVQLPVQQQAQLAVQQQAQQPVQTQHKHQTLPEPHDKRKQKMEEKVVNYDQFIENYEVKLAETEDKQREVVEGNQEIKKSLKEIIEKGESENNKKKRDIPDDIANADNADKVDGHVIESDTPKKSDEKTLVEKNNIAQHQKDSILDKDLPQTTKKTVSGNAKEEV, from the exons ATGATGGGGAGGGAACTTCCATATATCCTAAACCTCGCTAATAGCATAATGGGTGTTAGCCTTTTAGCAATGCCCTTCTGCTTTATGCGG TGTGGGATTTTACTGGGCACAGTATTACTGCTGATAAGCACAATGTTAACTACCATTACTTGCGGTCTACTAGTCAAGGCTGGTATTATGTCCAAGCGGAGATCGTACGAGTTTTTGG CCTACGATTTATTTGGAGCTTCAGGTAAACTGGCAGTGGAGGTAGG GATCGCTGGTGTGCAGTTAGGGATTTGCATAGCATTTCACGTGATTGTTGGAGACCTTGGGCCATCTTTATTCTCAAAATGGTCTGGCATGGAG AACACAGCAACGCTTCGAATGACTCTGATGGTTGTGTCAGCGCTGACTGTGTCGCTACCTTTGAGTCTGATGAGAAATATAGAGAGTATAACAAAGTTATCAGTGCTGTCTATATGTTTCTATTTTGTTGTGGTGCTAAGC ATTTTCTGCACATCCTGGCACAATCTTAGGCGAGGTCGGTGGACGCAAGAAGTTGATTTCTGgaatactaaaaatatatttcagtgTTTACCTATATTTGCAATGGCATTCGGCTGCCAAAC TCAGATGTTCATACTGTACGACGCACTTCCGGAACCATCCCAATCAGCTCTTAATTATATAACTAGAAATGGCGTGAACCTTTGCATGATTGTATATCTAGTG ACTGGGTTCTTTGGCTACATCGCATTCTATGATAAAGAGATTGGAGGGGACATCCTATTAAGCTTTCCGCCATCATTTGGAGCAGACCTTCTTAAGTTTGGTTTTGTCATCTCTGTCGCTTTTAGTTTTCCTCTTATGGTCTTCCCATGTCGACAGAGCTTGAATACACTCCTCTTTTCTACG AATGAGTCATTGCAGAGGCATGCTGGGTTCACTGGTCAGGCTCCCATGTCTTCAAACAAGTTCAATAGTCTCACAGCTCTGATTATATTGGGTACTCTCTGCATTGGCATTAATTTCCCTAATG TTGAGTTCGTTATCGGCCTGAATGGATCTACTGTCGGCTGTCTCATCAGTTTCATATTTCCAGCTGTCATGTTTCTTAAAATTGTCGATTTTAAAGGAGAAGGAGCATTTAAAGCAAAG GTGGTCTTGTTGGTGGGGATATTAACCCTGTGTCTCAGTACCTACTCTACTATACAAAATGCAGAGAGAGCAACAGAATTCCATCCCGCTCAGCCTGATCACACTGTTGGTCTGGCTACACTAATTCCAATCCGAGAACTTG AGGTCGAACCAAAGAAGCCTGAGGAAAAGCATCTCGCTAATGATCTACAACCCGAACAGCAGGAAGCTCCCG AAGAAGCTGCAGAAGCAAAGGAGGCAGCGAAAGAGGCAGCAAAAGAAGAAGGAATGACACGCAAGGAACCACCGAACCCGCAACCTCCTAATAGTGATGACGATGAACAAGAAGAGGAGAGTAAAAAGGAGCCTCCAAACCGAGATGATAAG AATGATAGTGCAGAGAAAATGGTTGTTGAAAAAAGCAAACATTCGAAGAAAGGAGAAGGACACCATAAAAAGACTCACAAAGGTGATGTTGATCACACTGCGCAACCAAAGGATGGTGTTGTTAAGATCGAAGACGAACCATTGAATAATGCTGATAACAAAACAGATGAGAAATCCAAGAGAGATGCAGACAATGAG GAGACaaataaatctataaaaaaGCTAATCAAAAGATTGGATACGCAAGCAGAAATGAATAAAGATCTCCTGCAACAAAACCAAGCACTCCTTGAAGGCTTCAAGGAAATTAAGAAGGAGAAA GAATCTTTGGAGGGAGAAGTTGGCATCAATAAAGTGCAGATACCAGTATTACCTGGTGGCCAAGCACCATTAGTGGCACAGCAAGGACAACAACCAGCACAGGCACCAGTTCATTTACCTGTGCAACAGCAAACACAATTACCAGTACAGCAACAAGCTCAGCTACCAGCACAACAACAAGCTCAGTTACCTGTACAACAACAAGGACAGTTACCAGCACAACAACAAGCCCAGTTACCGGCACAACAACAAGTGCAGTTACCAGCACAACAACAAGTGCAGTTACCAGCACAACAACAAGCGCAGTTACCAATACAACAACAAGCGCAGTTACCAGTACAACAACAAGGACAATTACCAGCACAACAACAAGCCCAGTTACCGGCACAACAACAAGCTCAGTTACCAGCACAACAACAAGTGCAGTTACCAGCTCAACAGCAAGCGCAGTTACCAGCACAACAACAAGCGCAGTTACCGGTACAACAACAAGCGCAGTTACCAGTACAACAACAAGCGCAGTTACCAGTACAGCAACAAGGACAGTTACCGGTACAACAACAAGCGCAGTTACCGGTACAACAACAAGCGCAGTTACCAGTACAACAACAAGGACAGTTACCAGCACAACAACAAGCCCAGTTACCGGCACAACAACAAGCTCAGTTACCAGCACAACAACAAGGGCAGTTACCAGCTCAACAGCAAGCGCAGTTACTAGCACAACAACAAGCGCAGTTACCGGTACAACAACAAGCGCAGTTACCAGTACAACAACAAGCGCAGTTACCAGTACAACAACAAGGACAGTTACCGGTACAACAAAAAGCGCAGTTACCGGTACAACAACAAGCGCAGTTACCAGTACAACAACAAGCGCAGTTACCAGTACAACAACAAGGACAGTTACCGGTACAACAACAAGCGCAGTTACCGGCACAACAACAAGCGCAGTTACCAGTACAACAACAAGGACAGCTACCAGTACAACAACAAGCACAGTTACCGGCACAACAACAAGCACAGTTACCAGTGCAACAAGTACAGTTACCAGTACAACAACAAGCACAGTTAGCAGTACAACAACAAGCGCAGCAGCCTGTTCAAACACAGCACAAGCATCAAACTTTGCCCGAACCGCACGATAAAAGAAAGCAAAAGATGGAGGAAAAGGTGGTAAATTATGACCAGTTCATTGAAAATTATGAAGTCAAACTTGCTGAGACTGAAGACAAACAACGAGAAGTTGTTGAAG GTAACCAggaaataaaaaagtctttgaaggaaataattgaaaaaggagaaagtgaaaacaataaaaaaaagagAGACATTCCTGATGATATCGCCAATGCTGACAACGCTGACAAGGTTGATGGTCATGTAATTGAATCGGATACTCCGAAGAAATCGGATGAAAAAACGCtagttgagaaaaataatataGCACAGCACCAGAAGGACAGCATTTTAGACAAGGATTTACCTCAGACTACTAAAAAAACTGTTTCTGGCAACGCCAAAGAGGAGGTTTAA
- the LOC137393075 gene encoding putative sodium-coupled neutral amino acid transporter 10 isoform X1, with amino-acid sequence MMGRELPYILNLANSIMGVSLLAMPFCFMRCGILLGTVLLLISTMLTTITCGLLVKAGIMSKRRSYEFLAYDLFGASGKLAVEVGIAGVQLGICIAFHVIVGDLGPSLFSKWSGMENTATLRMTLMVVSALTVSLPLSLMRNIESITKLSVLSICFYFVVVLSIFCTSWHNLRRGRWTQEVDFWNTKNIFQCLPIFAMAFGCQTQMFILYDALPEPSQSALNYITRNGVNLCMIVYLVTGFFGYIAFYDKEIGGDILLSFPPSFGADLLKFGFVISVAFSFPLMVFPCRQSLNTLLFSTFTPETDNLIPLNRYQRSPTSSKNESLQRHAGFTGQAPMSSNKFNSLTALIILGTLCIGINFPNVEFVIGLNGSTVGCLISFIFPAVMFLKIVDFKGEGAFKAKVVLLVGILTLCLSTYSTIQNAERATEFHPAQPDHTVGLATLIPIRELEVEPKKPEEKHLANDLQPEQQEAPEEAAEAKEAAKEAAKEEGMTRKEPPNPQPPNSDDDEQEEESKKEPPNRDDKNDSAEKMVVEKSKHSKKGEGHHKKTHKGDVDHTAQPKDGVVKIEDEPLNNADNKTDEKSKRDADNEETNKSIKKLIKRLDTQAEMNKDLLQQNQALLEGFKEIKKEKESLEGEVGINKVQIPVLPGGQAPLVAQQGQQPAQAPVHLPVQQQTQLPVQQQAQLPAQQQAQLPVQQQGQLPAQQQAQLPAQQQVQLPAQQQVQLPAQQQAQLPIQQQAQLPVQQQGQLPAQQQAQLPAQQQAQLPAQQQVQLPAQQQAQLPAQQQAQLPVQQQAQLPVQQQAQLPVQQQGQLPVQQQAQLPVQQQAQLPVQQQGQLPAQQQAQLPAQQQAQLPAQQQGQLPAQQQAQLLAQQQAQLPVQQQAQLPVQQQAQLPVQQQGQLPVQQKAQLPVQQQAQLPVQQQAQLPVQQQGQLPVQQQAQLPAQQQAQLPVQQQGQLPVQQQAQLPAQQQAQLPVQQVQLPVQQQAQLAVQQQAQQPVQTQHKHQTLPEPHDKRKQKMEEKVVNYDQFIENYEVKLAETEDKQREVVEGNQEIKKSLKEIIEKGESENNKKKRDIPDDIANADNADKVDGHVIESDTPKKSDEKTLVEKNNIAQHQKDSILDKDLPQTTKKTVSGNAKEEV; translated from the exons ATGATGGGGAGGGAACTTCCATATATCCTAAACCTCGCTAATAGCATAATGGGTGTTAGCCTTTTAGCAATGCCCTTCTGCTTTATGCGG TGTGGGATTTTACTGGGCACAGTATTACTGCTGATAAGCACAATGTTAACTACCATTACTTGCGGTCTACTAGTCAAGGCTGGTATTATGTCCAAGCGGAGATCGTACGAGTTTTTGG CCTACGATTTATTTGGAGCTTCAGGTAAACTGGCAGTGGAGGTAGG GATCGCTGGTGTGCAGTTAGGGATTTGCATAGCATTTCACGTGATTGTTGGAGACCTTGGGCCATCTTTATTCTCAAAATGGTCTGGCATGGAG AACACAGCAACGCTTCGAATGACTCTGATGGTTGTGTCAGCGCTGACTGTGTCGCTACCTTTGAGTCTGATGAGAAATATAGAGAGTATAACAAAGTTATCAGTGCTGTCTATATGTTTCTATTTTGTTGTGGTGCTAAGC ATTTTCTGCACATCCTGGCACAATCTTAGGCGAGGTCGGTGGACGCAAGAAGTTGATTTCTGgaatactaaaaatatatttcagtgTTTACCTATATTTGCAATGGCATTCGGCTGCCAAAC TCAGATGTTCATACTGTACGACGCACTTCCGGAACCATCCCAATCAGCTCTTAATTATATAACTAGAAATGGCGTGAACCTTTGCATGATTGTATATCTAGTG ACTGGGTTCTTTGGCTACATCGCATTCTATGATAAAGAGATTGGAGGGGACATCCTATTAAGCTTTCCGCCATCATTTGGAGCAGACCTTCTTAAGTTTGGTTTTGTCATCTCTGTCGCTTTTAGTTTTCCTCTTATGGTCTTCCCATGTCGACAGAGCTTGAATACACTCCTCTTTTCTACG TTCACACCAGAAACTGATAACTTGATTCCATTAAACCGATATCAGCGTTCTCCGACAAGCTCAAAG AATGAGTCATTGCAGAGGCATGCTGGGTTCACTGGTCAGGCTCCCATGTCTTCAAACAAGTTCAATAGTCTCACAGCTCTGATTATATTGGGTACTCTCTGCATTGGCATTAATTTCCCTAATG TTGAGTTCGTTATCGGCCTGAATGGATCTACTGTCGGCTGTCTCATCAGTTTCATATTTCCAGCTGTCATGTTTCTTAAAATTGTCGATTTTAAAGGAGAAGGAGCATTTAAAGCAAAG GTGGTCTTGTTGGTGGGGATATTAACCCTGTGTCTCAGTACCTACTCTACTATACAAAATGCAGAGAGAGCAACAGAATTCCATCCCGCTCAGCCTGATCACACTGTTGGTCTGGCTACACTAATTCCAATCCGAGAACTTG AGGTCGAACCAAAGAAGCCTGAGGAAAAGCATCTCGCTAATGATCTACAACCCGAACAGCAGGAAGCTCCCG AAGAAGCTGCAGAAGCAAAGGAGGCAGCGAAAGAGGCAGCAAAAGAAGAAGGAATGACACGCAAGGAACCACCGAACCCGCAACCTCCTAATAGTGATGACGATGAACAAGAAGAGGAGAGTAAAAAGGAGCCTCCAAACCGAGATGATAAG AATGATAGTGCAGAGAAAATGGTTGTTGAAAAAAGCAAACATTCGAAGAAAGGAGAAGGACACCATAAAAAGACTCACAAAGGTGATGTTGATCACACTGCGCAACCAAAGGATGGTGTTGTTAAGATCGAAGACGAACCATTGAATAATGCTGATAACAAAACAGATGAGAAATCCAAGAGAGATGCAGACAATGAG GAGACaaataaatctataaaaaaGCTAATCAAAAGATTGGATACGCAAGCAGAAATGAATAAAGATCTCCTGCAACAAAACCAAGCACTCCTTGAAGGCTTCAAGGAAATTAAGAAGGAGAAA GAATCTTTGGAGGGAGAAGTTGGCATCAATAAAGTGCAGATACCAGTATTACCTGGTGGCCAAGCACCATTAGTGGCACAGCAAGGACAACAACCAGCACAGGCACCAGTTCATTTACCTGTGCAACAGCAAACACAATTACCAGTACAGCAACAAGCTCAGCTACCAGCACAACAACAAGCTCAGTTACCTGTACAACAACAAGGACAGTTACCAGCACAACAACAAGCCCAGTTACCGGCACAACAACAAGTGCAGTTACCAGCACAACAACAAGTGCAGTTACCAGCACAACAACAAGCGCAGTTACCAATACAACAACAAGCGCAGTTACCAGTACAACAACAAGGACAATTACCAGCACAACAACAAGCCCAGTTACCGGCACAACAACAAGCTCAGTTACCAGCACAACAACAAGTGCAGTTACCAGCTCAACAGCAAGCGCAGTTACCAGCACAACAACAAGCGCAGTTACCGGTACAACAACAAGCGCAGTTACCAGTACAACAACAAGCGCAGTTACCAGTACAGCAACAAGGACAGTTACCGGTACAACAACAAGCGCAGTTACCGGTACAACAACAAGCGCAGTTACCAGTACAACAACAAGGACAGTTACCAGCACAACAACAAGCCCAGTTACCGGCACAACAACAAGCTCAGTTACCAGCACAACAACAAGGGCAGTTACCAGCTCAACAGCAAGCGCAGTTACTAGCACAACAACAAGCGCAGTTACCGGTACAACAACAAGCGCAGTTACCAGTACAACAACAAGCGCAGTTACCAGTACAACAACAAGGACAGTTACCGGTACAACAAAAAGCGCAGTTACCGGTACAACAACAAGCGCAGTTACCAGTACAACAACAAGCGCAGTTACCAGTACAACAACAAGGACAGTTACCGGTACAACAACAAGCGCAGTTACCGGCACAACAACAAGCGCAGTTACCAGTACAACAACAAGGACAGCTACCAGTACAACAACAAGCACAGTTACCGGCACAACAACAAGCACAGTTACCAGTGCAACAAGTACAGTTACCAGTACAACAACAAGCACAGTTAGCAGTACAACAACAAGCGCAGCAGCCTGTTCAAACACAGCACAAGCATCAAACTTTGCCCGAACCGCACGATAAAAGAAAGCAAAAGATGGAGGAAAAGGTGGTAAATTATGACCAGTTCATTGAAAATTATGAAGTCAAACTTGCTGAGACTGAAGACAAACAACGAGAAGTTGTTGAAG GTAACCAggaaataaaaaagtctttgaaggaaataattgaaaaaggagaaagtgaaaacaataaaaaaaagagAGACATTCCTGATGATATCGCCAATGCTGACAACGCTGACAAGGTTGATGGTCATGTAATTGAATCGGATACTCCGAAGAAATCGGATGAAAAAACGCtagttgagaaaaataatataGCACAGCACCAGAAGGACAGCATTTTAGACAAGGATTTACCTCAGACTACTAAAAAAACTGTTTCTGGCAACGCCAAAGAGGAGGTTTAA
- the LOC137393075 gene encoding putative sodium-coupled neutral amino acid transporter 10 isoform X3 yields the protein MLTTITCGLLVKAGIMSKRRSYEFLAYDLFGASGKLAVEVGIAGVQLGICIAFHVIVGDLGPSLFSKWSGMENTATLRMTLMVVSALTVSLPLSLMRNIESITKLSVLSICFYFVVVLSIFCTSWHNLRRGRWTQEVDFWNTKNIFQCLPIFAMAFGCQTQMFILYDALPEPSQSALNYITRNGVNLCMIVYLVTGFFGYIAFYDKEIGGDILLSFPPSFGADLLKFGFVISVAFSFPLMVFPCRQSLNTLLFSTFTPETDNLIPLNRYQRSPTSSKNESLQRHAGFTGQAPMSSNKFNSLTALIILGTLCIGINFPNVEFVIGLNGSTVGCLISFIFPAVMFLKIVDFKGEGAFKAKVVLLVGILTLCLSTYSTIQNAERATEFHPAQPDHTVGLATLIPIRELEVEPKKPEEKHLANDLQPEQQEAPEEAAEAKEAAKEAAKEEGMTRKEPPNPQPPNSDDDEQEEESKKEPPNRDDKNDSAEKMVVEKSKHSKKGEGHHKKTHKGDVDHTAQPKDGVVKIEDEPLNNADNKTDEKSKRDADNEETNKSIKKLIKRLDTQAEMNKDLLQQNQALLEGFKEIKKEKESLEGEVGINKVQIPVLPGGQAPLVAQQGQQPAQAPVHLPVQQQTQLPVQQQAQLPAQQQAQLPVQQQGQLPAQQQAQLPAQQQVQLPAQQQVQLPAQQQAQLPIQQQAQLPVQQQGQLPAQQQAQLPAQQQAQLPAQQQVQLPAQQQAQLPAQQQAQLPVQQQAQLPVQQQAQLPVQQQGQLPVQQQAQLPVQQQAQLPVQQQGQLPAQQQAQLPAQQQAQLPAQQQGQLPAQQQAQLLAQQQAQLPVQQQAQLPVQQQAQLPVQQQGQLPVQQKAQLPVQQQAQLPVQQQAQLPVQQQGQLPVQQQAQLPAQQQAQLPVQQQGQLPVQQQAQLPAQQQAQLPVQQVQLPVQQQAQLAVQQQAQQPVQTQHKHQTLPEPHDKRKQKMEEKVVNYDQFIENYEVKLAETEDKQREVVEGNQEIKKSLKEIIEKGESENNKKKRDIPDDIANADNADKVDGHVIESDTPKKSDEKTLVEKNNIAQHQKDSILDKDLPQTTKKTVSGNAKEEV from the exons ATGTTAACTACCATTACTTGCGGTCTACTAGTCAAGGCTGGTATTATGTCCAAGCGGAGATCGTACGAGTTTTTGG CCTACGATTTATTTGGAGCTTCAGGTAAACTGGCAGTGGAGGTAGG GATCGCTGGTGTGCAGTTAGGGATTTGCATAGCATTTCACGTGATTGTTGGAGACCTTGGGCCATCTTTATTCTCAAAATGGTCTGGCATGGAG AACACAGCAACGCTTCGAATGACTCTGATGGTTGTGTCAGCGCTGACTGTGTCGCTACCTTTGAGTCTGATGAGAAATATAGAGAGTATAACAAAGTTATCAGTGCTGTCTATATGTTTCTATTTTGTTGTGGTGCTAAGC ATTTTCTGCACATCCTGGCACAATCTTAGGCGAGGTCGGTGGACGCAAGAAGTTGATTTCTGgaatactaaaaatatatttcagtgTTTACCTATATTTGCAATGGCATTCGGCTGCCAAAC TCAGATGTTCATACTGTACGACGCACTTCCGGAACCATCCCAATCAGCTCTTAATTATATAACTAGAAATGGCGTGAACCTTTGCATGATTGTATATCTAGTG ACTGGGTTCTTTGGCTACATCGCATTCTATGATAAAGAGATTGGAGGGGACATCCTATTAAGCTTTCCGCCATCATTTGGAGCAGACCTTCTTAAGTTTGGTTTTGTCATCTCTGTCGCTTTTAGTTTTCCTCTTATGGTCTTCCCATGTCGACAGAGCTTGAATACACTCCTCTTTTCTACG TTCACACCAGAAACTGATAACTTGATTCCATTAAACCGATATCAGCGTTCTCCGACAAGCTCAAAG AATGAGTCATTGCAGAGGCATGCTGGGTTCACTGGTCAGGCTCCCATGTCTTCAAACAAGTTCAATAGTCTCACAGCTCTGATTATATTGGGTACTCTCTGCATTGGCATTAATTTCCCTAATG TTGAGTTCGTTATCGGCCTGAATGGATCTACTGTCGGCTGTCTCATCAGTTTCATATTTCCAGCTGTCATGTTTCTTAAAATTGTCGATTTTAAAGGAGAAGGAGCATTTAAAGCAAAG GTGGTCTTGTTGGTGGGGATATTAACCCTGTGTCTCAGTACCTACTCTACTATACAAAATGCAGAGAGAGCAACAGAATTCCATCCCGCTCAGCCTGATCACACTGTTGGTCTGGCTACACTAATTCCAATCCGAGAACTTG AGGTCGAACCAAAGAAGCCTGAGGAAAAGCATCTCGCTAATGATCTACAACCCGAACAGCAGGAAGCTCCCG AAGAAGCTGCAGAAGCAAAGGAGGCAGCGAAAGAGGCAGCAAAAGAAGAAGGAATGACACGCAAGGAACCACCGAACCCGCAACCTCCTAATAGTGATGACGATGAACAAGAAGAGGAGAGTAAAAAGGAGCCTCCAAACCGAGATGATAAG AATGATAGTGCAGAGAAAATGGTTGTTGAAAAAAGCAAACATTCGAAGAAAGGAGAAGGACACCATAAAAAGACTCACAAAGGTGATGTTGATCACACTGCGCAACCAAAGGATGGTGTTGTTAAGATCGAAGACGAACCATTGAATAATGCTGATAACAAAACAGATGAGAAATCCAAGAGAGATGCAGACAATGAG GAGACaaataaatctataaaaaaGCTAATCAAAAGATTGGATACGCAAGCAGAAATGAATAAAGATCTCCTGCAACAAAACCAAGCACTCCTTGAAGGCTTCAAGGAAATTAAGAAGGAGAAA GAATCTTTGGAGGGAGAAGTTGGCATCAATAAAGTGCAGATACCAGTATTACCTGGTGGCCAAGCACCATTAGTGGCACAGCAAGGACAACAACCAGCACAGGCACCAGTTCATTTACCTGTGCAACAGCAAACACAATTACCAGTACAGCAACAAGCTCAGCTACCAGCACAACAACAAGCTCAGTTACCTGTACAACAACAAGGACAGTTACCAGCACAACAACAAGCCCAGTTACCGGCACAACAACAAGTGCAGTTACCAGCACAACAACAAGTGCAGTTACCAGCACAACAACAAGCGCAGTTACCAATACAACAACAAGCGCAGTTACCAGTACAACAACAAGGACAATTACCAGCACAACAACAAGCCCAGTTACCGGCACAACAACAAGCTCAGTTACCAGCACAACAACAAGTGCAGTTACCAGCTCAACAGCAAGCGCAGTTACCAGCACAACAACAAGCGCAGTTACCGGTACAACAACAAGCGCAGTTACCAGTACAACAACAAGCGCAGTTACCAGTACAGCAACAAGGACAGTTACCGGTACAACAACAAGCGCAGTTACCGGTACAACAACAAGCGCAGTTACCAGTACAACAACAAGGACAGTTACCAGCACAACAACAAGCCCAGTTACCGGCACAACAACAAGCTCAGTTACCAGCACAACAACAAGGGCAGTTACCAGCTCAACAGCAAGCGCAGTTACTAGCACAACAACAAGCGCAGTTACCGGTACAACAACAAGCGCAGTTACCAGTACAACAACAAGCGCAGTTACCAGTACAACAACAAGGACAGTTACCGGTACAACAAAAAGCGCAGTTACCGGTACAACAACAAGCGCAGTTACCAGTACAACAACAAGCGCAGTTACCAGTACAACAACAAGGACAGTTACCGGTACAACAACAAGCGCAGTTACCGGCACAACAACAAGCGCAGTTACCAGTACAACAACAAGGACAGCTACCAGTACAACAACAAGCACAGTTACCGGCACAACAACAAGCACAGTTACCAGTGCAACAAGTACAGTTACCAGTACAACAACAAGCACAGTTAGCAGTACAACAACAAGCGCAGCAGCCTGTTCAAACACAGCACAAGCATCAAACTTTGCCCGAACCGCACGATAAAAGAAAGCAAAAGATGGAGGAAAAGGTGGTAAATTATGACCAGTTCATTGAAAATTATGAAGTCAAACTTGCTGAGACTGAAGACAAACAACGAGAAGTTGTTGAAG GTAACCAggaaataaaaaagtctttgaaggaaataattgaaaaaggagaaagtgaaaacaataaaaaaaagagAGACATTCCTGATGATATCGCCAATGCTGACAACGCTGACAAGGTTGATGGTCATGTAATTGAATCGGATACTCCGAAGAAATCGGATGAAAAAACGCtagttgagaaaaataatataGCACAGCACCAGAAGGACAGCATTTTAGACAAGGATTTACCTCAGACTACTAAAAAAACTGTTTCTGGCAACGCCAAAGAGGAGGTTTAA